The genomic window TGTGTCCACTGGCTTGTACCCTGCGCCTTCCTGCGACAGGTGACAGATGGCTCCTGTTCAAACAGGTGGGCCCCCAACCTTTTCCCACCTTCTACTCATGGGAAGGGGTGGGCCTTCATGCCCCAGCTGAGGAACCCACGGCCCCAGAGGCCCAAGAACCATCCCAAAGCACCTGAGTAAAAGGCAGGGCTGGAACCACCACTAGCTTCCAACTGCGGCCTCATCACAGGCCCACAGCTGACTCTGTGGAGAGTTGTTACTCCGTTAGTTTTTGTTTCTGAGGGGCCACACCAGACAATTCCCAGTggttattcctgcttctgcactcacgggtcactcctggcggtgctcaggggaccatgggatgctgaggacctaacccaggccggctgcatgtaAAGAGCCTTCCCCTCTATGCTAGCACTCTGTCCCTTCGTGGAAAGGTACGTGCCGCTGTGTGGTCCTTTGAGAAACTAAGAGACTATTAAAATGCCTAGAATTAGGGCTGGGAGGTGGCGCCAAGGACGGAAGTACACACCTGGCCCTCCTCAGTCTCCAGAGCCAAatggattcctgagcaccaagcagtgCAAAGAATATGAACTCCCGCAACACTGCCAGGAAGCCCCCAGAAATAGATCAATTTGGAGGCCAGAGATAGTAAAaggattaaagtgcttgccttggggctggagcaacagcacagcgggtagggcgtttgccttgaacggggccgacccaggttcgattccctgcatcccatatggtctcccaagcaccaccaggagtaattcctgagtgcatgagccaggaacaacccctgtgcattgctgggtgtaacccaaaaagctaaaagtaaaataaagtgcttgccttgtatgcagccaacctgggtttgatccccagcacctataAGGTCCCTCAAATCATGCCAGGCACGACCcctgaccaaaaagcaaaaagtcagccctgagcaccactgggtttggcccaaaagaaaccaaaaaattaaattaaaaaaatgtttggcaAGCCCTACAGGCGAGTCCGTGTGTTGAGCCCAAGTggagagccctgagcagcgcccccGGCCTCGGTTCAGGACCCGGAAGGCTCTGGGCTGAGTCCTGGGAAGATGTCACACCATGGAGTGACAGAACAACTCCACTACAGGGCTGGAAACAGCACAGCGAGGACagtactggccttgcacacagccaacctgggtttgatctccagcatcccaaacgCAACCgcctcaccccccagcctgccaagcccaccaggagtgattcccgagtgcagaaccaagagtaagctctgagcatcaccagttgtaggtcctctccatccctcccctgaTGCAGGCCTAGGGAAGCAAAGCCGGATAGGGCCAGTGTTCATGGTCCCACGGGGTGCGGGTAGCAAAGGCACCTTCAGGACACAGTTCTGCGGGAGACTTGCATTCCCGCTTGGCCTTTCTACCTTTTCCCGTCTGGGAAACGCCAGCCTCCACTATCATTGTCCCTACCAAACAGCCACTCCACAGACCATGCTGCCCCGAGGGGCATGACCACCCCACTCCTGCCCTGGCTCAGGTCCCACCTGAGGCAGCAGCGTTGACTTTCTGCACAGACACCTGACTCCAAGCCCCAGGGGCTGCCCCGCAGTCCAACACCCGCAGGCCGGGCCAGAGGAGCCGGTGCTTCTTGTTCACCTCCAGGAGCTTGAAGGCACTTCGGCACCGGTAACTCTCCACCTTCGCAGCCTTCACAAATGGGTCATTCCGCTGCCGGGTGATCCACCGATGCTCAGGGCCACTTCGTGCCCTGCAGTGACTCACAGCTGTGTGCAGCCTCCGGCACAGGAGGATCGCACTGCCCAGCCTGCGGAGAGAGGAGCGAgcacctgagcaccgcaaggaacTGCGGAGAGGGGAGCAGGCACCTGAAAACCGCAGGGAACAGCGGAGAGGGGAGCGGGCACCTGAAAACCGCAGGGAACAGCGGAGCGGGGAGCGGGCACCTGAGCGCCGCAGGGAACAGCAGAGAGGGGAGCGGgcacctgagcacccccagggaagTAAAAGCGGAGCGGGGAGCGGGCACTTGAGCGCCGCAGGGAACAGCGGAGAGGGGAGCAGGCACCTGAAAACCGCAGGGAACAGCGGAGAGGGCAGCGGGCACCTAAACGCCGCAGGGAACAACATAGAGGGGAGCGGgcacctgagcacccccagggaagTAAAAGCGGAGCGGGGAGCGGGCACTTGAGCGCCGCAGGGAACAGCGGAGAGGGGAGCAGGCACCTGAAAACCGCAGGGAACAGCGGAGAGGGCAGCGGGCACCTAAACGCCGCAGGGAACAACATAGAGGGGAGCGGgcacctgagcacccccagggaagTAAAAGCGGAGCGGGGAGCGGGCACTTGAGCGCCGCAGGGAACAGCGGAGAGGGGAGCAGGCACCTGAAAACCGCAGGGAACAGCGGAGAGGGCAGCGGGCACCTAAACGCCGCAGGGAACAACATAGAGGGGAGCGGgcacctgagcacccccagggaagTAAAAgcggagaggggagggggcacctgagcaccgcagggagcGGGAGGGTCTCTGCACCTCAAAGTCCGGCCAGAAAGGAGGGTCGGGCCAAACGGGTCCCCCAAATCCACCGGGAAACCCTAACTCCGAGGACCTCGGGAGGGACTGATCTCTCAGTGACGAAGTTGACGAGTCACCGGGACGAGCCCTACCCTGACAGGTGTCCGGAAGAGGCCGCTAGCCGGCTGTGCCCGGGAGGACGCCCCTTCCCGCCGCCAGGGCCTGAGGCTGCACGGCGGCCCTGGGACCGGCTGACCCTGACCCGGCGGGCCTCTGCGGAGTGTCCAAGCAGTGTCCGGCGGCCTCCCCACCGGCTCGTCCCCCACTCTGACTCCTGCAGACGGGCTCAGAGCGGCGGGCTGGGGGCTCCCGAGCCCACACCAGCCTCATCGCTCGCGCCGCGCCCCCGGCCTCTTACCTCTCCACCCCGGGCCCTCCGCGCCCACCCGCACCCGCCCACGCCCACGGCGGCCCGGCCAGCTCACCCCGCCATTCCGCGGCGCCAGAAACACCCGCCCCTTCCGAGCGAGGTCCCGCCCCGGAAGCTCGGGGCTGTCGGGGtgcgcccctcccctcccgcgtGCGCGTGCGCACCGGGGCATGTCCGGGGAACCAGCGCGCCGGTGAGTGGCGGGTCCGCCCGCCTCGGGCCAGGGTCGGGCTTCCCGGGTTAGGGCTCCCCGTGGGGAAAGGGTCCCAGCGGTCTCCGGAGCCGGCTGACCGCGCGCCCCCCGGCCCTCCCGCAGGCCTGCGGCCATGCAGCCGGCCCGGCTCTACACCCTGGTGCTGGTGCTGCAGCCCCCGCGCGTGCTCCTGGGCATGAAGAAGCGCGGCTTCGGGGCCGGCCTCTGGAACGGCTTCGGGGGCAAAGTGCAGGACGGAGAGACCATCGAGGAGGGCGCCAAGAGGTGAGAGGCAGGAGACGCTGCTGTGGCCTGCCGGGCCCCGGGCTTCCAGCTCCAGCTGCCCCTTCCACTGCGCTCAGTCTCAATGCCCAACAGCACAGAGAGGGTGAGCGGTACCCCTTAGGACACACAGCCCCGTAGTCAACCCAGTGCGACCCTGAACGTGGAAAGGTGGCAGAGCCTTTTAGGAACCTCGGCCCACTCGAGGAATCTTGTGCTGCAAACTGCTGGCGGCCCACCCGGTCCTGGAAACGCAGACAAGCCCCCACGTGCATGCCCCCAGACCTCTggaagggaggcaggcagggctggcagCCAGCTGAGCTCCTAGATGTTTCACCCCAGCCTTCGTGCAGAGCTGCCTACCGCTCCCTTCCAAACAGTGCCCCCTCCGGGTGTGTCCCGCGACCCGCCCCATCCTGCAGCCACAGACTGACAGCtctgccccgcccacccccacctacACAGACCAGGTCCTCTCTCCCTGAAGGAGGGGGCTGTCTAGAGGACCCCCCGAGCACCAGGCCAGAACCCCCAAACTGCCTCCAGGGCAGCCACTCCCACACGCTGGGAAATCAAGCTCTGACCACATCAGAGCCCCCATGCTCgctgtggcagggtggggtgcagcCGAAGCCCAGAGCTGCACCTCAGGGGCCCGGCCTGTCCCTGCAGGGAGCTGTGGGAGGAGAGCAGCCTGACCGCAGACGTGCTGCACAAGGCTGGACACATTGTGTTCGAGTTTGTGGGCGTCCCCGAGCTCATGGACGTGCACATCTTCCGTGCAGACACGGTCCACGGCACACCCGCGGAGAGCGAAGGTCAGTGTCTGCGCCTGGCTGGCCCCTCCCCATGCCAACAGGGTCTGGAGCTGCAGCTTGGGCACAGCAGCGCTTCCCTGGGCACTGTCCCCAGTGGGGCTGCTACTGTGCTGATACGAGCCTTTGTCCCACTGCAGAAATGCGGCCCCAGTGGTTCCACCAGGACCAGCTCCCCTTTGGGGACATGTGGCCAGACGACAAGCTTTGGTTCCCCCTCGTACTCCAGAAGAGGAAGTTCCAGGGGTACTTTAAGTTCCAGGGACACAGCACCATTGTGGAATACCGGCTGCGCGAGGTGGACGCCCTGTGAGGGCCCGCGCCTGCTGGGCACAGCAGGCAGAAGGGGACGGTTCTGCTAAATCCTGGAAGGGGCTGGGAGGGTATGTCCTCTCCCACCTCCTCATGGTTTCTCCCCTTAcagcaggggaaactgaggcaggacagTTGCCATTCCTCCAAGAGGCCACTGGTGCCTGAGGAAGGGGAAGTCGGCGCCCACAAAGTACATGCCGCACCCAGTTCTATAAATGTGTTTAATAACAGTTATTCATGAAAGTTTCTGAATAAAACTCTCAGGGGGAGATGGTGTGTAAACAATTCCAGTTTAGTGGATCGTCatcagccctgcagccctgcaaaGTGCTTCCTGCCAGAGATGGCCTGGTCCCATGGACAGCCTGGCAGCCTGGTCGAGCGCGTGGCCACGAGAAAATAACTACAGGTGTATGGAAGGATGTGCCATCTCCCTGGGGTCGGCGAGAGTCCCGCAGGTAGTCAGGGAAGTGTCTACTGTGCCGGGGGctggacagaggggcagggaTGCCCTTTCTGGCTTAGGGCCCCCCGTGCTGGGCAAAGCATGAGGACCCACCTGCTGAGATTCCAGAGcacaggcatggggtgggggcagaggcggCCGGGAGAGCTGGTACATGGCAGCACCCCACCCTGCGAAGCCCACGCTGCTCTCAGGTTCAGGACACAGgaaccccaccccacaccacacccagACAGGGAGGGAATATCTGCCTGAAATGGGGGTTGGCAGAGCCTCGGGGGAGCCCCTGCATCCCCAAGGAGAGGGAAGACGTCCAGCAGCACATCTGTAGCCCTGCCTCCCCGTCCCTGCACTCAGCGCCGTGCTCTCATGGCCTGTGTGTGCGTGGCAGGCAGCACCTGGTGTGGGGCTGCAGCCAGCTGCGGAACTACACGGGGACACCAGCTTGGAAGGAGGCATCAGTGAGTGGCTGCAGGGCACCAGGGTGCACAGACACAGTGAGGGGTCGGCCGTCCTGTGGGGAGCTGGACGGGGTCAGGGCACCGTGTGGCCCCGCACCAGGGCCTAGTGAGGGGCCGGGCCGTCTTGCGGGGAGCTGGGCGGGGTCAGGGCACTGTGTGGTCCCACGAAGAGGCAGCTGAGCTTGGGCTTCAGGTCATTCCACACCTTGCTCATCTGCAGGGCAGGGAAGGACAGTGAGGGGATCAGGAGCCAGGGCTTGGCCTTCCTGCAGAGCTGAGCTCAGAGCAGCCTGACTGGAAGGGCCAGACAGCCATCGTGGCCGTGAGGCTGCATCCCACCTCCCTGGGAGGGCAGCTGCAGTCCAGTGTGGGCTGGCTCAGCACATGGGGACCCTGACACAGATAGAACAGAGTGCCTGGATTCTGGGACAGGCTTGTGGAGGTCTGAACCTGTCCCCCATGTGCGCAGCGATGGCCGTGGGGTGGGGCTGAGACACGCGACCTCACACACATGAGGCACGTGTCTCCGATGTGGTCAGGCCTTCTCAGGGTGAGAAGTGTCCCCCACCTCCACTGACTACCTGCTGTCTTCTCAGTCCCCAGGAcacttccccaggacccctcgaGATAGGAATTGTCCCGTGACCGCCTGGCACTGCAGCTGGCAGGCACATGGACGGCCACTGATCGGCTGACCCACCTCCCTGTGGCCCTGGATCTGCGAGTTGACGAAGGCACCAAGGATGTGGGAGGTGAGCGGCAGGTAGGCATGCACCAGCTGCGTCTCCTGGTGCAGGCAGTACAGGGAGAAGTGGTTCCGCAGCTCCATGATTTGGATGGCGCTCTCCTGCTGCAGAGACAGCGGCTGCACCTCTGGCTCCGGCCGGCAGGAGGCACAGCAGGGCCCACGGAGCAGGCACCCACCCCGGGCAGTGAGGTACCTCCACAATGCGCGACTCGAGCTGCTCCACCGACTGGGGCTCGCGGCTCTGCACGGCGGCGCTCAGCATCTGCCTGCGCATCAGGCCATACCTGTGCAGGGCCCGCTGGTGCTTGTGCAGCACACCCCGCTCGTGCCGCTCACACAGGTCCTAGGAGCAGAGTCACACAGAGCTCGGGGACTGGCTGTGGGAGCGCAGaggccaatccccagcaccaccacggTTCTAAAGACCAGCACTGGACAGTCAGACCACACAGCTCCCCAGCAGCACCCCCACAAAGAAAGCACCAGGACGAAGCAGCTAACAGCTGGGGGCCAGGACCTCACTGGCCATCCGGACTCTGGAACGGGGTCCAGCAGCATTTGAAACCAGGGGGCCCACAGAGGCCTGACCCGTCTCTCTCGCAGACTGGGCATCCCCCTCTAAACCTCCTGCTCAGTCACGCTGATTCTCAAACGCATGCACATACACCCCGGTCACTGATTCTCACATGCGTGCACATGCACCCAAGAAGTGCTCACACACTGGCACTTGTATCCCCAGATACACTCACGCAGGCCCAGGTCCAGGTACTTTCGCACATCCTCCACTCACAGGCTCATCTTGACCCTGCACTCCTGCTCTCACAGCTCAGCCAGCCCCGGGTTTCTCCCCAGGCCACACGCCCGCCCTCGAGACAGGAGGACCTGCACGCCGGCCTCCCTGCCCAGGTGGGGCTCGGAAGCCCCTCACAGCTCATCCAAAGTGCTGCCCTGGCCGAGGCCCAGCCAGACTCACTCTGTAGGACTGGAGCAAATCCAGGAAGAGGTTCAGCTTCTCCACCACATCGTTTTCCTCCTGTCTGCCCTGCAACCAAGGCAAGCACACTGACCTGCCGAGAGCCACCCGCTGGAGCCGGAAAGATCCCTCCCCAGGccttcctgcagcccccagccttgACGCATGGCTGACTCGGGGACACCTGCTATCACTGCCTGGCTTCCTTCCCCACGccctgcgcacacgcacacacacccccgcTCAGGGAAGTGCTCTGCTGACAACAGGAAGCCATGCCCCACGCAGGTGGCGTGGCCATGCAGACACCAGCTGCGCACTGTCCGAGAAGTCGGGAcagccctgggcagcagggcCCCACAGGCTTTGTGCAAGGTGGAACGCTCACCTGCTCTGCAGCCTTGTCGGCAAGCAGCGCGAACTCCACAGACAGGCCTCGGAGGGCCTGCTTCAGGGAGCCCCAGGTGCTGCTGTGCTGGGTGGCCCAGGAGGGCAGCGGCGTCGTGTCAGACCCCAAAGCACtgtggagggcagaggggaggctcAGGCCGGAAGCAGGGTCCACCCCAGGCCATGTGCTGCCACTGTGAGCGACTTGGGAAGTGTGGGGGGATGCCAGGGCCCTTGCCCATGCCAGGGCCCTTGGTGAGCCCCAGACTGTGGGCAGATCTGAAAGGGGTGCAGGAGGGCAGGGTCACACGGGGCTGGCTGCGCCCTCACGAGCAGCCCTGGCTAGCAGTGAGTGTTTAAGaatacccacccccccacacacacttccctgCCTTAATTCTCCACTTCCTCCTAAAGAAAAACTGAAGTCCCCAAGGAAGCCATCAGCCGAGCCTCCCGCCGACCCTGACACCTTAATTCTTTCCCAAAGATGAGGAGGTCGGCAGCGCTGTCAATGGCCCGTGTGGCCATGCGCTCAGCCCGGTCGCGCAGCTTGTAGAAGCTGTTGTAGATGTTCCGGATCAGCTCCCGGCTGACAGCAAACTGGGCCTGCACATCGGCAGGGAGGAAGTCCTGCCCGGCAGAGAGAGAACCCAGACAAGGTTCCCACAGGGCCCCGACCCGACAGGCAGGCGACACCCACCCCAGTGCCCAGGCCAAGACAGAACACGGGTGACGTGGCCGTGGGGACCTGAGCAAGCTGGGGCTGCAGGAAGGCCAGGTGGGGATAGCAGAGCATACAAACTTACGCTGGAGGTGCAAGTGCACCGCTGAGAGCAGGGGCTGCTGCAGCCCACTCACTCCCACCTGGCGAGCACAGGCCGGTTCTGGCCCCACAGTCCATTACGGTCccaagcaccaagtcaggagtattccctgaacaccaccaggtacagGCCCACAAAATCCCTTTCAGTGAAGGAGCTGGACAGAGTAgtgtgggtagggcagttgccttacctgtggccaacccagatcccatccccagcacccaggcacCGGAGAGGCAAACCAGGCAATGACCAGTGGTGGGAGGAGGGGCCCCATCAGGCATACCTTGGCGCGGGTGGCCAGTTTGCAGTTCAGGAATTCGTCTCCGACGCTCTGCGCAGACTCCTTGAGTTTGTTCTGCACATCCTGCACGGGGCAACGAGCCACTAACCCTCCACCCACTGTGAACCTGAAACTCCAGGCCCTGCTGCACCAGCCAGACGGCCTGACACACCACCACAAACCCCAGCTC from Sorex araneus isolate mSorAra2 chromosome 4, mSorAra2.pri, whole genome shotgun sequence includes these protein-coding regions:
- the NUDT1 gene encoding oxidized purine nucleoside triphosphate hydrolase, encoding MSGEPARRPAAMQPARLYTLVLVLQPPRVLLGMKKRGFGAGLWNGFGGKVQDGETIEEGAKRELWEESSLTADVLHKAGHIVFEFVGVPELMDVHIFRADTVHGTPAESEEMRPQWFHQDQLPFGDMWPDDKLWFPLVLQKRKFQGYFKFQGHSTIVEYRLREVDAL
- the SNX8 gene encoding sorting nexin-8 isoform X1 — its product is MTGGAMDPLPAGAAEADAGGEAGPAAADVPAPPVRERRELEPRQMQGPQGNPLLLSASLQELLARDTVQVELIPEKKGLFLKHVEYQVASQRFKSSVYRRYNDFVVLHEMLLHKFPYRMVPALPPKRVLGADREFIEARRRALKRFINLVARHPRLADDALLRLFLAFGGSDVQNKLKESAQSVGDEFLNCKLATRAKDFLPADVQAQFAVSRELIRNIYNSFYKLRDRAERMATRAIDSAADLLIFGKELSALGSDTTPLPSWATQHSSTWGSLKQALRGLSVEFALLADKAAEQGRQEENDVVEKLNLFLDLLQSYRDLCERHERGVLHKHQRALHRYGLMRRQMLSAAVQSREPQSVEQLESRIVEQESAIQIMELRNHFSLYCLHQETQLVHAYLPLTSHILGAFVNSQIQGHREMSKVWNDLKPKLSCLFVGPHSALTPPSSPQDGPAPH
- the SNX8 gene encoding sorting nexin-8 isoform X2, whose amino-acid sequence is MTGGAMDPLPAGAAEADAGGEAGPAAADVPAPPVRERRELEPRQMQGPQGNPLLLSASLQELLARDTVQVELIPEKKGLFLKHVEYQVASQRFKSSVYRRYNDFVVLHEMLLHKFPYRMVPALPPKRVLGADREFIEARRRALKRFINLVARHPRLADDALLRLFLAFGGSDVQNKLKESAQSVGDEFLNCKLATRAKDFLPADVQAQFAVSRELIRNIYNSFYKLRDRAERMATRAIDSAADLLIFGKELSALGSDTTPLPSWATQHSSTWGSLKQALRGLSVEFALLADKAAEQGRQEENDVVEKLNLFLDLLQSYRDLCERHERGVLHKHQRALHRYGLMRRQMLSAAVQSREPQSVEQLESRIVEESAIQIMELRNHFSLYCLHQETQLVHAYLPLTSHILGAFVNSQIQGHREMSKVWNDLKPKLSCLFVGPHSALTPPSSPQDGPAPH